The Spirochaetota bacterium genomic interval CTATAATAGACAGAGAATTCATTCTTTTCTTGACTATAAAAGTCCGGAAGAATATGAGTCATCTGATTCAATAATTAAATATGTTGCTTAACTATGTGTCCGTAATTGCGGGGCAAGCACAGTGCGTTAGTCCCGCAAGTCAAGCAGGAGGAGCTTGAGTATACTGGGCTGTCAGGATCTATATCGACTGAGGAACTTCCCTCATCATCATCATCTTCATCAATCTGTTCGCCACTCCCATCATCATCCTGGACAACTTCAGGATTGGTAAACATACCCAAGATATTCTTCCCTCCATCGTCACTGCATCTGCAGTTAGCAAGGAGGAATAGAGACGCTATGAGAAGCATAAATATTAACTTATTACTCGTTAGAGCCAATACTATTAGATATAAATTTATTGCAATACTACATATTTTAATCATTTCCCTTCCCACCTTTATTTCATTATTGTTACTCAGGATGTGTCAAGATGATTGTTTTAACGACTTATTCCTTGATTCTAATGCTTGAACAGATTTGTGCTAAGGTATTTTTCTCCTCTATCGGGAAATATGACCACGATTATTCCTGATTCGATCTTTTTCGCTACCTCTATTGCAGCCAGCAGCGCCGCTCCGCTGCTCATCCCGACAAATATCCCTTCGTTCCTCACTATTTGCCTGGACATCTCAAAGGCGTCTTCTGTTTCAACCATGATAGTTTCATCGATTTGAGAAGGATCATAAATCGAAGGGACAATCGCCTCGGCCATGTTTTTCAATCCTTGAATGTAGTGACCCTTTACCGGCTGAGCGCAGACAATCTTAATGTTGGGATTGTTCTCCCTGAGCGCTTGCCCCACACCCATGAGCGTCCCTGAGGTGCCTATTGAAGAGACAAAGTAGTCCATTCTCCCATTTGTCTGCTTCCATATTTCTTCTGAGGTGGTTTTGTAATGGGCCATTTTATTGTATTCATTTGAAAACTGATCAGGCATAAAATATTTCTCCGGATAGTCCCTCACCAGACTCCTTGCCTTTACAATCGCGCCATCTGTTCCAAGATCAGCCTCTGTAAGAGTTACTGTTGCGCTAAAGGCCTGAATCATATCCCTTCTCTCCTGAGACACTGCCTCGCTCATAACTATCTCAACGTCATAACCCTTTACCACTCCAATCATGGCTAAAGATATTCCAGTATTTCCGGACGTCGGCTCGATGATGGTCTTCCCCTTGGTCAACGTGCCTTCAAATTCAGCCTGCTCGATCATCTTCAATGCTATTCTATCTTTTATACTCCCGGTTGGATTATTCCCCTCGATCTTTGCATATATAGAAACCTTTATGTTGGGATTTAATCTATTGATCTTGATCAGTGGAGTATTGCCAATATCCTGTAATATATTCTCGTATATCATCGTTATTCCTTCAAAAAAGCTATTAGATCAGCAAAATAATATAATTGATCGAAAATAGGTTAAATTGAATTATCTAAAGGTCAATACAAAAATATCAAATAATATGAAATTTACTTATCCTTTTAAAGGACGGCTTATCAATGCAACTGTCGAGGATTAAGGAGCTTAACCCAGACAATATTTATGAATTTGCAACCTAACTGGGGGAACCTGAAAATCAATATTAGGGTGAACAAAGGGAATGAATTATCAAATTATTCAACTTGACCCGAAATCAGTTTCTACATAATTACTATTATCATATATAATGCTATCCTCCATGGTTAGATGTTGACAATAAATCTGTGCTTGATAGATTGGTTCATTATTGAACTAAGATTCATTTTTGATAAATGAATCTTAAAAGGGATATAACATATTCATCATTATTTAATAACAAATAAGTAAAATTATGAGGATATTATCATGAAACGCCAAACATATATAATAACAAACATCATATTAGCAGTATTATTTATTAGCAATAACATATTATCCTACGATAAAATTGATTATATGCGCGCTGTCAAACGAGACAGGAATCTCAATGGTGCGAACCTCAAGGGGGTGGATTTGATTGGGGCAGATCTATATTATGCTGATCTGCGTAAGGCAGATTTACGCGAGGCAATCCTTTATAGCGCGAATCTAAGAGGTGCTGACCTCCGAGGAGCGGACCTCACAAGGGCTGACCTTTATAAAGCGGATCTCTATAAAACAAAATTTTCGGGCGCAAAACTCCTAGAAGCCAATCTTTGTAAAGCGATTCTCTATAATTCAAACCTTAAGGATGTAAATTTTGCTGGAGCCAACTTCAATGGCACAGATCTATATAACGCAGATCTTCGGGGAGCGAACCTTAGTAACACAGATTTTAGCGAGGCAATACTTATTGGCGCTGACCTAACAGGCGCAGACCTGACCAATGCTGACTTTTACAAAGCAAACCTAATTGGCGCAAAATTGAGTAATACTAAGCTAAATAAAGCCAATTTTAGTAATGCAAACCTGACTGTGGCCAAGCTTAGCGGTGTAGACCTAACTGGCGCTAAAATCTCTAATTCTGATTCCTCTAATGCTAACCTCTCAAATTCCGATTTAAGCAGGGCTGATTTAGTAAACTCACGCTTTAATAATGCTAAGCTCATTAAATCCGCCCTGATTGGCGCTGATCTTAATAATGCTATTCTCATTGGGGTGAATCTCAGCAATACAAATTTAACCAATGCAATACTTACAAATACGAATCTTCTTACGGCAAATCTATATAAATCAAACATGAGTGAGGCAAATCTTCAAGGGGCGAATCTGAAAAATGCAAATCTTAGGATGGTCGATTTTACAGGCGCAAATCTGAACAAGGTAGACCTTCAAGGCGCGGATCTTACGGGAGCAACGCTTATTGGCGCTAATCTCGATGACGCGGACCTTGCCGGAGCTGATCTCAGAAGGGCTAAAATAAGCGCAGAATTAAAAAATAAAATCAATCAACACCAGGTAATCAATTATGATAGCATTAGCTGGGAGGATGTATATATTGAAAAAGAAAAAAGCAAGTAACAACCAGCCTTTAATTTAAGGAATTATATTATATTTAATCAATTATAATTTATAATATTAAGAAAGTAATTCTAATTGTGAATACGTAACCCTGAAATCCCAGGGGTTGTTTCCCTCTCGTCCCACACTATTCCAACAACTTGATTATATTCTTCATCATTAGCAAACTTTATGTGATAAACAAAATAAAGTATAATGCTCGCACAGCAAGGCTAATTCGATCCCTATAGGATTTCGCATGACTATGCCATTTGAGCTACACCAATGAGCAGGGAAGAATAATTATCTATATTCACAAAACAATTTCCAATCCGGCATTAACCGCAAAGCATTCTAGGTTTGAGGTATTGGTTATCTTTCTGCATGTTTTTACCATGTCATCAACAGCAGCATCAGTTCTATCCTGATTAATATGAAACAAGCCAAAGCGTTTAACGTTGGCATCCAACGCTAATTGCAGGGCATCATTGAAAACGCTATGCCCCCATCCTTTAGTTGTTGTGTATTCATCCATAGTGTATTCGGCATCATGTATTAAAACATCTGCATTAAGAGAAAAATTCAGGTAATCCTGATAAGCAAGGCCCCCTGGATGTTTATAGGTCAACTCGTTATCTGTAAGAAAGACAAAACACTTGCCATCTTCTTCAAACTTATATCCCAAACCCTGATTTGGATGATTTAAAAAGATTGGTGTTACTAAGATACTATCTATAATGAAACTCCCATCACAAATACCATTAAATTCAATGTTAGATTTTGCTTCTTCGAATTTTACAGGAAAGTATGGTGGAGACATTGTCTTTGAGAGCATCTCACTAATCGACTTCTGGGCAAAAGGACAACCATATATTTTTATATCTGTTTTACTTATGTAGATGGGTTTGAAAAATGGAAATCCTAATAGATGATCCCAGTGTGCATGGGTGAATATCATGAAATAATTATAACGATCTTCATTGATTAGTTTATTCCCTAATTTTCTAATGCCGGTTCCTGCATCAATAATAATTATTTTATCATTTTTTGTTCTTATTTCAATACAGGTTGTATCCCCTCCATACCTTAAATACTCACTTCCTGTAACAGGTATTGAGCCCCTGGAACCCCAACATTTAATAATCATTGTTTCCTCGCATTCCTATTTTGATCTTTAGGATTTACTAAAATATTGAATATGTCAAGGATATTGTCTCTATATTTAGAGACACCAATGGAAGATGAACAATGGAGATACTGTCTATCACTTTTTAGGAATGTTAGGTTTTCTTTTTGTCATAACAAGATTCAGGATATCATTTTTTAATGAATCATCAGCGACTTGTATCCACAACCATTTGCCATCATGGTATTGCTTTGTATTATGAAAGATATCAATAATTGCTTTACTGTATGTATTAATATCCCGCATAAATTTATCTACTTCGTTTTTCCCAAAAACAATAAGTACAGTAAATGAATTCTTCTCTGGAAATAATGCGCTTAGCGTTTTACCGCTTTTGCGATATTTAATTTGCCATCCATACTTATTGCCTCCAAATCGGATTTCCGGAAGAAATGAATAATTTGTATCAATATAATTAGTAATCTCTTTCCATACCTTCCCAGCCCCTTCTCCAATATGATCCAGCATCTCCTCTTGTGATGGCTGATAATCCTTATTCAACATCCGTTCATGATCCATATTGCTTATCCTCCAATTGCTGTTTGTTTGGTAAGCAAATATAGTAATATTTTATTAAGTAGTGGCAAAATGAGAACTTTTCAAGAAAAAAATGTAATACATTTTAAATAATGCTGAGAAGGGAATGTTTTATACTTGCATAGTATAGCGATCATATAATTTTTATATTGTAATAGAGGTTGATTTTAATTCATGGAAGTTATTATTATCTCTTCATTAGCATATATTTATAAAGTATGATTTTGTTATTATCTGGAGGTTTATACTATGAAGATAAAAGGTAAAACAGCAGTTATTACAGGCGCTGCAAGCGGATTAGGCGCTGCTACAGCAAGGCGGCTTCACAGTTTAGGGGCAAATGTACTGATTGCGGATATGAATGAAGCGAAGGGAGGGGAGGTCTCTTCTGAATTGGGATCAAATGCTGTATTCTCCAAAATGAATGTGACTGACACAAAGGAAATTCAGGCTGGGATTGAACTTGCTATGAATAAGTTTAAATCAATAGACATTCTGGTCAATTGTGCAGGCACAGGGTTTGCCATGAGAACAGTAGGCAAGGAAGGCCCTCATGATCTGGAAATATTCAAAACAGTTATAAATGTTAATCTAATTGGTACATTCGATGCCATTCGCCAGGCAGCCTTTCAGATGCAGAATAATGAGCCTGATATAGAGGGAGGAGAAAGAGGGGTGATCGTTAATACTGCATCAGTAGCGGCATTTGATGGACAGATCGGGCAGGTCTCCTATACCGCATCAAAGGCTGGCATTGTTGGTATGACCCTTCCAATCGCTAGAGATCTCTCTATCATTGGAGTGAGGATATGCACCATCGCTCCTGGCATTTTTGACACACCACTAATGCAGGCTTTTACTGAGGAGGGCAAGGCTTCCCTCCTTCATCAAACACAATTCCCAAAGAGATTTGGAAAACCGGATGAATTTGCCATGCTGGCACAGCAAATTATTGAAAATCCTGTATTAAACGGAGAAACGATTCGCTTAGATGGAGGCATTAGGATGGGGCCAAAGTGAAAGACTTGCTTTACTCCAGGATCTCGTGAACATATGATTAGAAGAATTGAATTGTGCTATGTGTGAACGCCTTCGCCATTGCCTTTCATATGCTTCGGCTCCGTATTCTTTAATGATTACAACACAATCCTTAACAAGGCCTCACTCATTTAAACGAATACATGCGACTAAAATAAGTACATTCACTGCTGGATTGTAGGGACGGACGTTTACTAAGCGCAAAGGAGTTGCTATAACTATTCCATAATATTAATAGTATAAGTATCTGATATGGATTGAGCATCAGGCTGACAGCTATCATAGATGATAATTTCCATATTAAATGATCCACTTTCAGTAGGAGTGCCACTGAGCTCGCCTGTATAATAATCGAGGGTTAATCCATTAGGGAAGCCGTTTATCTCCTGAAAATGAATTGGCACTTCCCCACCGGATACTGTTATTGTATGTGAGTATGGTACGCCTACAGTTCCATCAGGCGGATCGCCGCTGGTGATAGACATTGGAGCGCAGCCAGACTCAGAACCTACATTAACTAATTGAACCATTCGATTTGCCACGCCATCGTCATCAAAAACTCGCAGGAGAACAGAGTATGATCCCACCTCATTGTAGGTATGGGACACGCTTTGCCCGGTTGCATCTATTATTCCATCATTCTCGAAATCCCATTTATATGTAGTAATATCCCCATCCCAGTCCTCTCCGGTTGCGGAAAAGGTAACTGGCTGATTAACCTGAGGAGATGATGATACAGTAAAAGAGGTTGTTGGAGGAATCCAGTCATAGGATTTTATTACACCTTCATCCGACCACACTGCCACGGCTATTCCAGGTCCGCCTGTTGGGCTCCCGCCCATTGCGATCCATGGTCTTAATTCCTGATGAATAGGATTAGCGCTGAGATATATCTGCCTTGCTCCTAACCATCCATCATTTACATCATAGCGATTGCATTGTATGGCCAAACCATTGGCCGACCATATAGCAATAAAATTTCCCTCTCTATCAGACGCAATACGAGGATAGGGTTCATTCCCGACATCTCCTCCCAGCCATTGTGTCCCCTCCCAACCGCTAACAGCGTCATAACGTTTGGCATAAATATTTCCATCCTCCTCTGCCCATAGCAACATGCCATTCCCGTTTGCATCCATTGCAACCTGAGTATTCGATATGGCTGGCTCTTCAGTTTCAACCTCTACCTGACCAATCCAATCGATTCTATCCTCACTGTCAATATATGCCTGATTGTAATAGATTTTATTGTTGGATTTAAACGTCACAATGGCACTGAACTCATCTTCATAGCAGACTGAAATCTCCGGCGCGGCCTCATCATCAACATCGTTTCCTATTCTCCTTACACTTGACCAATCTTGATAATCATAAAAAATCAAAAAACTCGAATAAATATTGCTTTCTTCTTTCCATACAATTACTGTGCTGTTATAGTGTCTTTTGGGATACATGGCTATTTGAGGATTCGATGCATTTGAATAATTGCCGCTGTCTATATCAAAATTGTCAGCATAGGGTAGATACCATCCGTTATTCAAAGAATATCTGAAAGACCAAACTCCAATAAATGAAGCTCTCGTATCGGTCCAAACAATTACTGCTTTGCCATCGTCATCCATTTTAATCCCTGCTGATTCTGCTAAAATACCCCCGGATTCGCTATCCTCCATTATTCCACGCCAACCATTAGTATAATCGTATTGTGCCATTAAGTATTCATCATTACTCTTCCATATAAGCAATGCTTCTCTATAAGAGTTCATCGTTATATGAGGATCAGTGTTATTGATATAATTGGTTTCTATCTCCCCAGGCCCTGACCAGCTTGGATCAGGTCCAGGATAATAGAAATTCGTAACAATCTTTCCATCCTGCTCCCATACAGCAATAGCCTCGCCTGTTGCCTCTGCGCCGAATGGCATTGCGATCCTGGGATGACTGGCAAATTCCCCATCAGCAGGCCCGAAAAATAATGGATCGCTATCATCATCACTTTTGCAACCCAATGTTGATAAATATAATACAAATAACGTTATCATGATCATAGGTTTTAGCAATCCAATCAGCATTGAATTAATTATGATAATATTAATTCTAAAGATTTTTGTTGTATTTCGAAATTTAAAAATATCCATGTAATACTCCTATTTACAGTTTAATGATATTTTTGTTTTCTATAAGCTGCTATAATCACCAATACAGAATGTATTCAATTAAATGACTTAATTTCAGGAATGAGATTGCAGGTATATTCAAATGACTGAAATATTCTTCATTCTTCATTTCCAAATATAATACTGAGTTAGCATTATACTTGACTATTCTAAAGATAGAAAAAACTTTTCGTAAAGTCAAATTAGAGTGGGCAGTTTAATTTTTTAATAAATAATACTAAAAGGATTGGGCACTGTTTTTTAGCAGCCTGCATCTCTTCATCAGATGCTCATTAGATGTAGATTAAAAACATTTACACACTTGCCAAAAAAACATGGGGCTATAGCGATGAAGTCAGATAAGACTATAGGGAACTAATAATTAAAGTTTTCAGAAACCAGGGTCAGGAATATTCATAATATTGGATTTACATTATTATATTTAAGATGTTACTTGCGGGAACGAAGCGACATTAAAATACAAGAATAATATTCTCTATTACAACTACAACCTAAATCATAAAAATTGCGATTTATTTTTTGAAGACCTTCCACATTTATATATCAGTCCTCCCATGATAGCAGTAAATGGAGCAACTGTTACAGGCCCAAAGCTCCCAACCTGTGTATTGAGAAGCTCTGCTGAAACAAAATTGATATTAAAGATATTCATCAAGGATCGACCTTGGCTCTGAAAGAGCATTAGCATTGTCATATAACTGCTGGAATAGGCCAGTAAAAGGGTTGTTGTCATGGTTCCTTTAACAGCCCTTCCCACAGTGATTCCAGATAAGATATGATCACGTAATGAGATTCTCGGATTTTTTTTGAAAATCTCATCCATAGAAGCAGATATATTCATTGCTAAGTCCATTACTACTCCAGAGGATGCAATAAATATCCGTGTAGGCTAAGGTTAAAAAAAACCAGAATAGAGGAGCATCTCAGCAACCGGTCTGCCAGCACCATGTATTTGAAAGCCCTTATGGAAAAACTGCGCGGGGAAACAGGTGATAAGCAGTCCAAGAAAAGCCCCAGAAAACGCGACTAAACCCTTTTTGTTTAATCCTCCTACTAAAAAGCATATTGAACCTGTGATTAATGTCATTATCATTAATGCAATAATGATTGGATCTTCTCCCTTAAGGAAACGTGGAAACATTACCTTCCAAAGCATAAGTGCTGTAAAAAGAAACG includes:
- a CDS encoding cysteine synthase family protein, coding for MYENILQDIGNTPLIKINRLNPNIKVSIYAKIEGNNPTGSIKDRIALKMIEQAEFEGTLTKGKTIIEPTSGNTGISLAMIGVVKGYDVEIVMSEAVSQERRDMIQAFSATVTLTEADLGTDGAIVKARSLVRDYPEKYFMPDQFSNEYNKMAHYKTTSEEIWKQTNGRMDYFVSSIGTSGTLMGVGQALRENNPNIKIVCAQPVKGHYIQGLKNMAEAIVPSIYDPSQIDETIMVETEDAFEMSRQIVRNEGIFVGMSSGAALLAAIEVAKKIESGIIVVIFPDRGEKYLSTNLFKH
- a CDS encoding pentapeptide repeat-containing protein, translated to MKRQTYIITNIILAVLFISNNILSYDKIDYMRAVKRDRNLNGANLKGVDLIGADLYYADLRKADLREAILYSANLRGADLRGADLTRADLYKADLYKTKFSGAKLLEANLCKAILYNSNLKDVNFAGANFNGTDLYNADLRGANLSNTDFSEAILIGADLTGADLTNADFYKANLIGAKLSNTKLNKANFSNANLTVAKLSGVDLTGAKISNSDSSNANLSNSDLSRADLVNSRFNNAKLIKSALIGADLNNAILIGVNLSNTNLTNAILTNTNLLTANLYKSNMSEANLQGANLKNANLRMVDFTGANLNKVDLQGADLTGATLIGANLDDADLAGADLRRAKISAELKNKINQHQVINYDSISWEDVYIEKEKSK
- a CDS encoding MBL fold metallo-hydrolase, with product MIIKCWGSRGSIPVTGSEYLRYGGDTTCIEIRTKNDKIIIIDAGTGIRKLGNKLINEDRYNYFMIFTHAHWDHLLGFPFFKPIYISKTDIKIYGCPFAQKSISEMLSKTMSPPYFPVKFEEAKSNIEFNGICDGSFIIDSILVTPIFLNHPNQGLGYKFEEDGKCFVFLTDNELTYKHPGGLAYQDYLNFSLNADVLIHDAEYTMDEYTTTKGWGHSVFNDALQLALDANVKRFGLFHINQDRTDAAVDDMVKTCRKITNTSNLECFAVNAGLEIVL
- a CDS encoding DUF3788 domain-containing protein, producing MDHERMLNKDYQPSQEEMLDHIGEGAGKVWKEITNYIDTNYSFLPEIRFGGNKYGWQIKYRKSGKTLSALFPEKNSFTVLIVFGKNEVDKFMRDINTYSKAIIDIFHNTKQYHDGKWLWIQVADDSLKNDILNLVMTKRKPNIPKK
- a CDS encoding SDR family NAD(P)-dependent oxidoreductase, translating into MKIKGKTAVITGAASGLGAATARRLHSLGANVLIADMNEAKGGEVSSELGSNAVFSKMNVTDTKEIQAGIELAMNKFKSIDILVNCAGTGFAMRTVGKEGPHDLEIFKTVINVNLIGTFDAIRQAAFQMQNNEPDIEGGERGVIVNTASVAAFDGQIGQVSYTASKAGIVGMTLPIARDLSIIGVRICTIAPGIFDTPLMQAFTEEGKASLLHQTQFPKRFGKPDEFAMLAQQIIENPVLNGETIRLDGGIRMGPK
- a CDS encoding PKD domain-containing protein, with amino-acid sequence MDIFKFRNTTKIFRINIIIINSMLIGLLKPMIMITLFVLYLSTLGCKSDDDSDPLFFGPADGEFASHPRIAMPFGAEATGEAIAVWEQDGKIVTNFYYPGPDPSWSGPGEIETNYINNTDPHITMNSYREALLIWKSNDEYLMAQYDYTNGWRGIMEDSESGGILAESAGIKMDDDGKAVIVWTDTRASFIGVWSFRYSLNNGWYLPYADNFDIDSGNYSNASNPQIAMYPKRHYNSTVIVWKEESNIYSSFLIFYDYQDWSSVRRIGNDVDDEAAPEISVCYEDEFSAIVTFKSNNKIYYNQAYIDSEDRIDWIGQVEVETEEPAISNTQVAMDANGNGMLLWAEEDGNIYAKRYDAVSGWEGTQWLGGDVGNEPYPRIASDREGNFIAIWSANGLAIQCNRYDVNDGWLGARQIYLSANPIHQELRPWIAMGGSPTGGPGIAVAVWSDEGVIKSYDWIPPTTSFTVSSSPQVNQPVTFSATGEDWDGDITTYKWDFENDGIIDATGQSVSHTYNEVGSYSVLLRVFDDDGVANRMVQLVNVGSESGCAPMSITSGDPPDGTVGVPYSHTITVSGGEVPIHFQEINGFPNGLTLDYYTGELSGTPTESGSFNMEIIIYDSCQPDAQSISDTYTINIME